The Candidatus Methylomirabilis tolerans genomic sequence AAACACGCGTAAGTATTCTTACCCTGTTTTTTACTAGGTTGGACAAGCGCTTTTACGTCAGAGAACTGGCGCGACACCTTGGGCGGGACATCTCTGGAGTCAAACGGGAATTGGATAATCTAGAGAGGGCTGGGTTATTGGCAAGTGAAAAGGTCGGGAATCTTCGATACTATCGGGTCAACAAGGCTTCGCCCCTTTACACCGAGATGAGGGGAGTCATCGCTAAGACCACTGGTATTCATGCGAGTCTCCGAGAGGGACTCAGAAAGATCAAAGGGATTCAAACGGCGATGATGTATGGGACTGAGCAGCACGAGGCCGAAGAGGGTCTCGGCCCCATTCGACTGATGGTTATCGGTCAGGTCGACCTGAACGAGCTTAATGATGCGATCAGGACGTTAGAAAGCCGTTTGAATCGCGAGATTAACTACCTCGTTTTTGATGAGGCCGAATATCAGCGAAGAAAAGTAGAGG encodes the following:
- a CDS encoding winged helix-turn-helix domain-containing protein, whose protein sequence is MLIRLFSSETRVSILTLFFTRLDKRFYVRELARHLGRDISGVKRELDNLERAGLLASEKVGNLRYYRVNKASPLYTEMRGVIAKTTGIHASLREGLRKIKGIQTAMMYGTEQHEAEEGLGPIRLMVIGQVDLNELNDAIRTLESRLNREINYLVFDEAEYQRRKVEDDPFLVEVLKGRKSILIGTGDGL